The Rufibacter sp. DG15C region TTGAACTGATGCGAGGAAACGCCCAGGTCGGCTAGAATGCCGTCTACCTGGCGCACACCGTACAGCCGCAGGTATTTTTTCAGGTACCTAAAGTTGGCTTTGACAAACGTGAACTGGTCTGAGATGAGGCGCTCCGACTGTTTTTCGGCATCGGTGTCCTGGTCAAAGGCGTAGAGCTGGCCGCCTTGCATCTGCTCCAGAATGCGGGCAGAATGGCCGCCGCCGCCAAAAGTGACGTCCACGTAAATGCCTTTGGGTTTTATAGCCAAAGCATCTACCGATTCCTGTAACAAAACGGGGTTGTGGTATTGCATGGCTCGGGTTATTCTATAATGGTGGAGGCCGGTGGATTCCCCAAGTATTTCTGGGCCAGCTGTGAGAAGTTTTGTTGGTCTTTTTCCAGGAACGCGTCGTATTTCTCCGGATTCCAGATTTCTACCCGGTTGCCCAATCCCACTACAATCGCTTCTTTGTCAATCTCGGCGTAGCGTACCATGGTCTTGGGCAGGATAAACCGGCCCGCGGTGTCCAGTTCTATCTCTGTGTTACCCCTAAAGAAATTCCTTTGAAAGTGGCGGTACTCCTCGTTAAACTCATTTAAACCGGCCACGCGGTCATAGATGGCTTTCCACTCGGTTCTGGGGTACAGCACCAAGCAGGGCTCAAACCCTCTGGTCAAAACCACCTGATTGCCGGAATCCTCTGGCAGATTGGTTTTGATTTTAGAAGGCAGCACCAATCTTCCCTTGGGGTCTAGCTTACATTCATATTCGCCGGAGAGGAAGTTCATTGGTGTAGGGAGATAACTCTAGTCTTTGGTACAAAACAAAAGTAATAAAGGGGACACCAAAGTCAACCACAGTCTCCCACTTTTTCCCACTTTGTGGATAAATCATGGTTATCCACCCCACTTATACACATTATCCACATTTTTTCTTCCCACATCGGGAAAACTTTCTAATAACTATATAGAAAAATCCTTTTATTAAACACGCGAAAATGATTTTAAATAACTGAATTACAATTACTTAAACCCACAACCCTCAATAGCCAGTTGGCCAAACCTGCAAGTGGAATGAAAGTGGCACAAAGTGGGTCGTTTTTCCGTATCTTTGTGACATGCGGCCCACTTACCGACATATTCTTCTTCTTTTGCTGGCATTTAGCGTGCTGACGGGCTCTGTGGGCATTGCCGCCACCCAGCGGTTCTGTGCCATGATGGGCATGGAAATCAGTCTGGCCAAGGCAGAGAAAATGGAGAAGATGGGCTGCTGCCAGAAAAAGGCCCAGCCAAAGAAATCCTGCGAAGAGGCTGCCGCCCAAATTGAGAAAAAAGGGTGCTGCTCTTCCTCCACCACCTACCACAAGCTGGACAACCTGGCGCTCAAACTCACAGACAAGGTTGTTTTCTATTCCCTACAGCCAGCGCTGATAAGTTCGTTTCTAGCACCGCCAACAGTTGCGTTGGTAACCTCCTCCTCTTGGCCTTCTTTCACAGACACCTCGCCGCCACTGGCCGGGCGTGACCTGTTGACAAGACTGCAAATTCTTAACATTTAGAGACTCTGTTTCCCAAACAATAGAAGCGGCGGCCGTTTGCGCCCTTTTGCTTCTACCTCAAGGAAATAATATAATCTTTAAATGACTTTCCCTTATGCATTCATATAATTACCGCGTCTTCTGGACCATGGTATTTCTGGGCGTCTGCCTGCCCTTTTTGTCGGTTGCCCAATCGCTCTCTGGCCGGGTGATAGACGCTACCACTTCTTCTCCCCTTATTGGCGCAACCGTCACCTGGCTGGGCAC contains the following coding sequences:
- the mraZ gene encoding division/cell wall cluster transcriptional repressor MraZ, producing the protein MNFLSGEYECKLDPKGRLVLPSKIKTNLPEDSGNQVVLTRGFEPCLVLYPRTEWKAIYDRVAGLNEFNEEYRHFQRNFFRGNTEIELDTAGRFILPKTMVRYAEIDKEAIVVGLGNRVEIWNPEKYDAFLEKDQQNFSQLAQKYLGNPPASTIIE